The genomic interval TCGTCTTAAAGCGGTCCTTGGGTGCTTCAAATTCTAAAACAGGCTTATCTACCGTATGTATTGGGACTTCTCCAAAATAATCATTCAAAGCAGAGGCCGGAACATAATAACAAGATAATAATTTATATGGATTATCGAGGTTGATTTCTGCAAGATCTTTGGCTACAGAAGGTCGAGCCATTCTTTGAATCAGATTCTCAACATCAATCTCAAGAGGTATATCTTTTCTTGCGACAATAAGCAGATCGTGATTCGGGTAATTCGTCAAGTGCCAGATGGTGACATTTTCCTGAGGATACACAGATAATACAGTTTTCAAAAGTGTCTTTAAAGTTGGAGGAGACAATGACTTAACGCTTAACCAAACAACATTAAGTCCTCCGGAATTTAGACGTTTGTTACATACTTCTAGAAAATCCTTCGTGTATAAATCAGATTCTCCGCGGTTAGCAATATCTGCTAGATCTACAGTAATTACATCAAAGAATTTTGGCGTGTTTTCAAGGAATGCTCGAGCATCATCTTGAACAATATGATAGCGGGGGTCAGGATCTTCAAGAAAACCGTGATTTGATTCCTGGAAACATTGGTATCCGCGAGGTATATTCATGTCTATTTCAGCGCAAATGATTTCTTCATATTCAGGATGTAATGTAAATGAATAAGAAGTTCCTCCTGTGCCAAAGCCAATTGTACAAACCCGTTTAGGAGATGGATGCAGAAGTGTAGGTAGATGGGCAAGGCTCTTTATATCACTCATAGCGATCATATCGTTTGAGCCTTGCGCTAGGAAAACATCTACCCAAAGACCTTTAAAACCATCTAAATCCTCTGTCATAGTTATAGTGGCCGCACTTCCTTCCTTGTAATAACAGACATTTTTTCCCTGATTAATAAAGTAGGATTTAAAATTTAAGGAGGGGGTTGTAAATATTATACCAGCCATTATGAGAACTGAACAGAATATTAACGGCATCGATAGTTGTTTTTTCCGACTTCCAAAAACAAAAAAAATCAAACTTACAATTAGTGCAGTAACAGAAAAGAAAATAGCGCTACCAGACAGCCCGATCGTCGGAATTAGTATGAATCCCGAAAAGAAAGAACCAAATATTGCTCCCATAGTGTTGGAAGAATAGACACGACCAGCTTCCATTCCTATTGAGTCATTAGATCTACCCGCATATCGCACCAGAATCGGAAATACTGCACCCATGAATATTGTAGGTACTAACATCAAAAGAAAAGCTTTTACAAAATCAAAGATGGCCCCGATGAAAAAATTATCAATAACAGTAGGTTGAAGTTTTCCTGCAATAACAAGAGAAATTAAAATGACTGATACTAGCCCCATAAGTGATTCAACAAGAAAAAATAAACGCTGAAGGTTTTTCGATCGATCGACAAAGTATGAGAACAACCATGATCCTATCGTGATACCACTTAGAAACGCAGCAAGCATGGTCGAAAACGCATAGGTAGTGCTGCCCAAAAAAATTGCGAAAACCAAAGACCGAGTCCATATTACCTCATAACCAAGAGCAACAAATCCAGCAAGAAATGCTGCAAAATAGGCCCAGCGTTGCTCGTATGTGGGAATTGGGACGATACGTGTAGATTCATACTTAGATTCCTCCCAGGGTATAAGTATGGCAATTCCGCCAACTAAAATATTGAAAGCAACGGCAAGGTAGTTTGTTTTTGAAAGACCAAGTTGTGGAATCAGAAGGAATCCACAAAGTAATGTACCTGTAACCGCACCCAGAGTGTTAATTGCATATAATCTGCCAGAGCGGCGACCTAAAACATCAAGAGAATCCGTGACAGCTTTAATTAGAACAGGAACCGTTGCACCCATAAGTGCAGTAGGCAGGATAAGTACGACAGTAGCCAGGATAAATCTGGTGATTGTTAAAAGGAAAAAACTGTCACCAATGTATGTGTATATTGGTGAGTACAGTAAATTTAAATGAATATACAATGGATATATCAGCAATGCAAGCAACCCAATGGATATTTCTATAAAACCATATAACTTTATTAGTTTACTGATTTTATCTACTATTTTACTTGCAAAATAACTACCCAGCGCCAGCCCAGCCATATATGCTGTAAGTATTGTGGAGACGGCATATACAGTATGCCCAAGTGTAAGGGTCAGGATCCTTGTCCACAATACCTCATAAATAAGGGCAGAACATCCTGAAATGAAAAAGAGGAAATAAACGACAAGAATCGGAGATTGCTTAAATTTGAACATGCAATAATGCTATATGAATAATCAGAACTTGTCAAAATGTAGAGAAATCATATCTTTTTATTTCGGGTTTTCCCTATCTTGAATTTGATGAATCCATTGAATAGTTTCTGGATCTTTATATTCATTTGCCATCTCTGAAAGGTAGGAAAGGATACCGGGCGATTTTGTTTGATCGTATAATTTTTTAAATAACTCAAGCCTGTCTTCTTTGAGACCTTGTTCTTTGTAGTAAGTGTCTAAAAAAGAGATTATGTCGTTTCGATTTGGTTCAACCAATAAGGTTGCTTTGGCTTCTTCTAACGACCTTTCAACCTTTCCCATGTATATCAGGGTGTTTAAATAAAGTAACGATTCATAGTCTAAGTTTGTCTTACTCAAAACATAATTGAATTCAATGTTTGCGTCTTCGCTATTTTTCAAACCGAGATAAATTCTCCCTCCCAGAAAATGAAGAAAGACATCGTCTTGATGAAAAAGTATCGCTCTCTTCCAAATATCATAGGCTTCCAAGAATTTTCCTTGGTCTACATAAATACCGACTGCCCGTTTGGTTGCATCAAGATGGAACTGAAGAAAGCGTATCGTCAATATATATTGTGAAAGTGCCCGATCAAGCTGCTGAGTATATAGATAGCTTTCGGCTAAAAAAAAGTGTGCAAAACCATTCGAAGGGTCATTTTGCAGATATCGAGTGAATGAAGTTATCGCTCCATAATAGTTCGCGTTATTAAACATATGAATTGCTGATGAAAAAAGTGTGCGGTTTTCATCATAACGCTGATACCATATGAAGTGAGCTATGTAAATGAACAATAGTAAAATTGTTATGATTAATATTCGTATTTTTTTGAGTCCACTCCAGATAATATTGTGTATTATTCCCAATATTTGAGGAAACCCAATTGGAGTAAGTGTTGGCAAGAAAAGAAAAGACGGAAGAAGCAATATTGGAACCCATCGAATCTTAGTATTCAAGGTAAAAAGATAGATTGAAACAAGAGGAAGAATGGAGATACACAAAAGTGGATTATTTAAAATGGCTACATTAATTAAGATTAAAACACTCCCCATCAGGAGAAACGAAATCAGAACTAGTTTTGATAGAGATCTTATCGGGGTGTCTTCATTACGGATGGTGCCTAACAGGAGAAACAAAATCCCCCAAAATAAATGCCCCAAGGAACTAATGCTGAATGGAAATAACTGATTTAAAGGAGTAATGCCAAGATGTGCAGCCATATGCAGGGGAAAAAACAATAGTGAGAAAAACTTAAGCCATCGAGGGACCTTGGGTATCTGAATCAAGATAAATGGAGCAAGAAAGTCAATTGAAACCATTGACCAGTCCAAAATGCCAATAAAGGGAACTCGTCCAAACAATGAATCGCCCAGGGGTACGTACCACTTCCACCAATCAGCCTCAATGGCTGTGGTTTCTACTGCATATGCAACCATGCCAATGGTTAGCCCTGCAAAAAGCAACCGAAAATATACATTTCGAAAATCCACCAGACTGGACGCCAATCTTAATGCTAGATATGAAACTATAAGCCATCCAATGATTTCCTGAGGTGTTGTTCCAAGGATTTTAATATATGGTTGGTTGACCTGATATGGGAGAAAAGATTCACTTCCAGATATAATCCCCGTTACGAGTGCAACAAATTGGGATCTGAGGATACTGTAGAGGAATCCAGTTAGAAAAAACAGTAGAGACCATTTTCTTCCATAGATGCATATCGCATCATAGAATAGCAAAACGAGAACGAACCCGGAAGAAAATAATAAAATTTCACGGCTCACTGGAAGTACTCATTATATATTGAAAGGAATGAAAAAAAAAGCGGGCACAAGGCCCGCTTTTTAACAATTTATAACTATGGCTAACGGCTGACAGTTGTATTTGCTGTTGCCGCTCGCTGACCATTAGTGGTCAGTTCTTCAACTTTGTAATACCACTTCTGGAAAGTTCTCTGTTTGGGAAGATTATCGGTGAAGGCATAATTGGCACCGGAACCACCCTGTCCCGCGGCGGGAATCAGTTGGGTATTAACCTGTGTCCAGTTCAGACCGTCAAGAGAACGATAGAGGAAGAACCCTGCAGCGTCCATTTCTGAGGCAGTGATCCAGTTCAGATCAATGGTCTGAAGGTCCTGATACACGCCATTGAAAGAGGTTATTGTGACAGGAGTAGGAGTAATGGGCGCAGAGTTAGGGCCTGTGTAGGGGAGGAAAAATCCGTTACCGTACAAGGTTCCTACTTGAGCTGTTGTGGTGCAGGGGAGAGTAGCACATGTTGTCGTGTTTGCGAAAACTGGAACGTATGTTAGATAAATATCATTGGTGCCAGCGAATGGGATCGTGATTTCAGCGCTGTCTGAACCATTCCCTGCTCCACCGAAAAGGATTCTACTGTCCAGATCCGCGGGGGCAGTCCATCCCGAAGCAAGTCCGGATGTTGGTGCAGCACCTACCTGCTGGTACAGAACCTGAAATCCAGCAATTTTAGCAGTGGGAGAACCAATAATTCCCGTGTTTTCCCCATAGATTCCGCCAGGAACAGGGATATTAACTGTGACATAAATATTGGTCGCATCCCGAGTGACCGCTGAAATACCAATGACTCCAAGAGTTGCCATCGCAGGGTTGGCACCACTTCCGTTGGAATCATCCATGTCCCAGCCAATTCCGGCATCAACACCACAGGAATCAACAACCCATTTTAATCCGTGGTTGGCAGTCCCTTCACTGGGTACAATGTAATAGGCAACTACTGCATCCGCTGTGGCAGGAGGACAGGCCGTTAATGTCGTGCAAGCCGTGTATGCGCCAAAGTCAAACTGGGCCGGGCATCCAAAGGCAACATTGCCAATATATGCCCAGTTGCCATACTGACAGATCTGCTGGTCATATCCGATAACACTGCAGCCAGCATTCGCAGTATTGACCATGCCTGTCGTTCCACCAATACCATAGGCGAAAACATGCTGGTTTGACTGGGCAGTATCAAAATCAGCCCAGGGGAGCCATCCACCCAGGATATGCCCGTAGGTCAATCCGGGTGTACTACAGCCAGCATATACACCTACTGGAATAATACAAAGTGCAAGCAAAGTAAAGAGGAGTTTTCTCATGATTACCTCCAGGATCAATAGTGAGACGGCGTATAGGTTGTGTTTGCGTTAACCTTAATAAATACACCTTCTCCAGTGGTTAACGTAAACGGCGTACCGCGAGTGCCCTGGCAGGTCCATGTAACTGGAGCGTCGGTCGCGGTATTCCATCGACCGATTGTGCAACTGGAAGCAGCAGCGCAGGGGCCTCCGATGTCATCGCAAAGATCTTCCGCATCCATCAAGGAGTTTGCATTATTATCCGGGAGGTTTGCATGATAGGGAACTGAAAACCAATTGTTTCCAACAGTACCCGCATTTGCGAGAGCGTATCCCAATGAAGGATTGTGTGAACCAACAACAACGAATGTAGTACCGGCATTCACTTTTACAAATACAGACTCTCCGGCTGTGAGGGTGAATGGCGTACCACGGGTGCCCTGGCAGGTCCACGTGACCGGGGCATCAGTCGCGGTGTTCCATCGACCGATTGTGCAGCTGGATGCAGCAGCACAGGGTCCACCGATATCGTCACAGAGATCCTCTGCATCGACGAGAGAGTTGGAGTTTAGATCGGCGGGTGTGTAGTAGTAAGGTAACGAAACCCAGTTATTACCTACAGTCCCGGCATTCACAAGGTTGTAACTCAATTTGAACCCCATGTTCGAAGCCAGGAGAGCTCCCGCAGCCCCAACAATCAGGATAGTGAGCAAGGCTTTACGCATAGAGATGCCTCCTTTAGTATTTTCAATTTAATAATACCATACAACTTGAAAAATTGTTCAAATAAGATGAACTAGAAAGGTCCCAGATTCCCTTTTGAATCTCGGGCCATTGTCTTGTAAAAATATCCCAAAGTACCCGTAAAATCTAGGTATATCAACTGATCTGTGCTGGCGATAAAATTTGTAAGATCTTTAATGTCAGGTAAAAAGGTGTTTGTGCTCTCTCTAAATAAATAATAATCGATAATATTAGCTCCTTCGCCATCCATTCTATTGATGACGTTTTCCCACGTGATAATATACTGTCCCTTAGAATACTGAACAAAGAAATGAGGAGGAAAGTTCGGTGGTGCATTTCGAATCGAACTCTCTTCCCCATCCGATGTTTCGCAGGTGACGTAGTAGTGGGCGGGTTCGGCGGGAGTCTCGTCCGTGAACTGACAGGCTCCGGCCAGGCAGAATTGGGGGTCGACGGTGCCGATCCGGTCTGCGGAGGCAGTGGAACGGTCCGGGACGAAATCGGGATTTTCGGAGCGATAGACGGAACAGAGGGACATGTCCGATTTGGTCATCTCCCCGCCCCAGATGTCCTCGGTGGGAAGGTCCCAGTGAAGGACGGGATGGCTGGATCCATCCTTGGTCAGGGTAATGGGATAGACCATGACGGGCGGTGCCCAGCCCAGTTCATGGGAGGACGTGCAGGAAATCTGTGTCGATTTTACCGACTCGAGATCAAAGGTGTTCCGCGCTGCGACGGCAATATAGATAGGTACTCCTTCGGGCAAACCTTCCAGTCGGTATGTAGTTACATTCCCTGCGTCTGTGAAGTTTGGGTACATCCCGCTTGTCGTGCCCCAGTAGACCCGATAGGTCTCGATTTCCGGTTCGTCCACGGCATCCCAAAGCAGATCCAGGCGTCCTCCGAGCTGGGGATTGGAACAGAATGGGTTCTGGGGAACCGCAGGTGTACAGGGGGATGCATATTGGGAAACGATGTTCGAAGCGATACCCTCAAACCCGTCATCATCCACGGCGGCAACGTAATAGTCGTAGGTTGTGCCATAGACGATATCGGTGTCGTCAAAGGTCGTGAATGCTGTTTTGGTGATCGCCGAGAAGGTGGTTCCACCATCTTCAGATCGGTAGATCGAGTACTTCCCTGAAAATCCGGGATCCGGCGGGTCCCAGGTCAGCTGAATCAGGCGGCAGTCGGTGTCGGAAATATAGAAATTCTTGACAGGGTCCGGCGTGGGGATGGCAAGGCGGGTCGCCGGATCTCCCATTTCGACCAGGCCCTCCGTGAGCCGCTGATCTCCGCTGGATGCGATTTCCAGGATCGAACCCTGGAACAATGCGCCCAGCAGGCGCTCCCGGTTCCGGCCAAATACCTCCCGGTAGAACGGTTCCAGGACAGAGTGGTCCTGGAAGCTGAACATGTACGTGCCTGGAGAGATCCCTCCAACCATTCCCGTAGCGGGGGTCATGAGGCCTTCCAGGAAGGTGGGCTGAACGATCGAGTGATAAAAGGCGCCGGTATAGCAGTTGGCGTTTAAGGTTACCGCAGGCCGGGTATCATTGGTCAGTCCTGGAAAGTCTGTCACATTTAAATAATTCTTGGATCCCCACTGCTGAAATCCTCCGTGACCGTTCCATGAAATAATCCCATACCCTTCATTAAACTCATCCACAAGGTCCGAGATCCCGTTAGGTGTCATGGTCAGGATCCCGCTCACATACTGGTAAACATCCTTGGCATTGCAGTTCCAGGGGGGAAGGCGGAAATACATTTTGTATACAGAGTGGGGAGGAATGGGGCTGACATATAGGGCATTGGTGTCCTGTCCGGGCTCAAACTGGCCGTAATCCTGACAGTCGGCGGAGAAGAGCGTCTTTCCCAGCCAGGAAAAGTCCGTAATTCCTGTCTCATAATAGAAAATTTTTCCCAGAGCTGCATTAGCCTCTACCTCGGTTCGAGCTGGAATTCTCCCGATATAGATTTCGGGTACGCTGTCCGAGCCGGAAAAGCATCCGAAATAGTTGTCAAAGCTGTGAATCGGATAGGGATGAAAGGCAGAGGAGGAGAAACCGGGATCGGCCACCATCCAGGTGGGCACAAGGTTGTAGCTACCGTTGGCCGCGTTGTCCTTGTAGTCATAATCGGAATCGCCGAGAAGAACGACG from Thermoanaerobaculia bacterium carries:
- a CDS encoding C25 family cysteine peptidase, with the translated sequence MRSFLISLLVLLGGQGVFSDSARVEEISTGITIQVQFDETTLMSILRGDLPDGLIPLGLPGEPASAAKVVHVAIVPGAHISMEIMDLSTRTIPEPLPLHPIRDLRPMDAKSLDEVPDFDIMQDPYIRDSEYARNPVSTFTASKEHNPEFITISEPKTFRQVTYVDVLIRPVLSLNSKSGTGVLQSARIELTMTPTQGHPVEDSPEYIRQYSRLFANTWKDKGGSYLPEKTVTAWIPPAHTGNAYKISVDTDGTYILTYSFLSTYAPDLITADPTLFRLYNQGAEIPIYVSGESDHIFSDGDAVYFYGEALTGEAIPGVWCAGDFTDTNVYWLIAGTQAGLRMGTRHESPVTYTTPTWFESTERFEENPSFASFQTQNDTDLWLWKRAFWYGTDASNAVQTHTVTLLSAALQPSYSAHIDFNVRGTSYFTEDPDHHVKIGINGTFLTEATFNDYDAVTLSHDFDQSILGSSGDLTINVTHEVTDPVDLSILSDSVYSNWFDITYARQFEAVNDALTFSYDPGSYRFEISNYSSDDAMVLDVTDPTFPVRLTNTSFINSDDKYTIRAYDAATTSPRTYHAAIPIAVTEGDLKADNSSLNLDDPGFVVPNWVMICPDDWVNSTGVQDLVSLRQSQGLTTMVASVEDIYDEYSYGIFTPRAIRDFLEDLYGMASPPDLQYVVLLGDSDYDYKDNAANGSYNLVPTWMVADPGFSSSAFHPYPIHSFDNYFGCFSGSDSVPEIYIGRIPARTEVEANAALGKIFYYETGITDFSWLGKTLFSADCQDYGQFEPGQDTNALYVSPIPPHSVYKMYFRLPPWNCNAKDVYQYVSGILTMTPNGISDLVDEFNEGYGIISWNGHGGFQQWGSKNYLNVTDFPGLTNDTRPAVTLNANCYTGAFYHSIVQPTFLEGLMTPATGMVGGISPGTYMFSFQDHSVLEPFYREVFGRNRERLLGALFQGSILEIASSGDQRLTEGLVEMGDPATRLAIPTPDPVKNFYISDTDCRLIQLTWDPPDPGFSGKYSIYRSEDGGTTFSAITKTAFTTFDDTDIVYGTTYDYYVAAVDDDGFEGIASNIVSQYASPCTPAVPQNPFCSNPQLGGRLDLLWDAVDEPEIETYRVYWGTTSGMYPNFTDAGNVTTYRLEGLPEGVPIYIAVAARNTFDLESVKSTQISCTSSHELGWAPPVMVYPITLTKDGSSHPVLHWDLPTEDIWGGEMTKSDMSLCSVYRSENPDFVPDRSTASADRIGTVDPQFCLAGACQFTDETPAEPAHYYVTCETSDGEESSIRNAPPNFPPHFFVQYSKGQYIITWENVINRMDGEGANIIDYYLFRESTNTFLPDIKDLTNFIASTDQLIYLDFTGTLGYFYKTMARDSKGNLGPF
- a CDS encoding fused MFS/spermidine synthase codes for the protein MFKFKQSPILVVYFLFFISGCSALIYEVLWTRILTLTLGHTVYAVSTILTAYMAGLALGSYFASKIVDKISKLIKLYGFIEISIGLLALLIYPLYIHLNLLYSPIYTYIGDSFFLLTITRFILATVVLILPTALMGATVPVLIKAVTDSLDVLGRRSGRLYAINTLGAVTGTLLCGFLLIPQLGLSKTNYLAVAFNILVGGIAILIPWEESKYESTRIVPIPTYEQRWAYFAAFLAGFVALGYEVIWTRSLVFAIFLGSTTYAFSTMLAAFLSGITIGSWLFSYFVDRSKNLQRLFFLVESLMGLVSVILISLVIAGKLQPTVIDNFFIGAIFDFVKAFLLMLVPTIFMGAVFPILVRYAGRSNDSIGMEAGRVYSSNTMGAIFGSFFSGFILIPTIGLSGSAIFFSVTALIVSLIFFVFGSRKKQLSMPLIFCSVLIMAGIIFTTPSLNFKSYFINQGKNVCYYKEGSAATITMTEDLDGFKGLWVDVFLAQGSNDMIAMSDIKSLAHLPTLLHPSPKRVCTIGFGTGGTSYSFTLHPEYEEIICAEIDMNIPRGYQCFQESNHGFLEDPDPRYHIVQDDARAFLENTPKFFDVITVDLADIANRGESDLYTKDFLEVCNKRLNSGGLNVVWLSVKSLSPPTLKTLLKTVLSVYPQENVTIWHLTNYPNHDLLIVARKDIPLEIDVENLIQRMARPSVAKDLAEINLDNPYKLLSCYYVPASALNDYFGEVPIHTVDKPVLEFEAPKDRFKTISMWQNLLELFWQIRDPYPPIKTIHPEEFSRQMNHELEVRNLYLQGELAVLQSQNLIKGSLQFRKALELSQDDNAILFCLGASDWHIQLYKQRLQDNPEDADPAILLTLAHITRNEIKEAKISLEVLQRIQSNNPVIKYLAGRLAEAEGNYNEALNYYNQFLPSATPEYANETTARIEIMRLLSRPKISDQDEEHLVQYEIQAGMIRSALQRAKHLLEIAGDSLDNKIWYSMILRDAGLLYDSANMLEAVLKESPDRPDIWYLLGDIYLQIRLTSQAEHALNNALQLDSRNPSIYYNLARLYSLLDQPERSIEYLKKGTELGGPDLMRLATQDPIFHTLF